Genomic segment of Sodalis-like secondary symbiont of Drepanosiphum platanoidis:
TTTTAAAATAAAAAATTTTAAAAATTAATAAAAAATTATTTATATATTTTTACTACTTTGATAAAACCAAAGACGAGAATATAATTTATTATTTTTTATTAAATCTTCATGTTTTCCTTCTTCTATAATGGATCCATTATTTAAAATTATTAATCTATCCATTTTTAAAACTGTAGATAATCTATGAGCAATAGATATTACTGTTTTTCCTTTCATTAATTCATATAAATTTTTTTGAATTTCTAATTCAATTTCAGAATCTAAAGCACTAGTTGCTTCGTCCAATATTAATATTGGAGCATTTTTTAAAATTACTCTTGCAATAGAAATTCTTTGTCTTTGACCACCTGATAATTTTACTCCTCGTTCTCCAACGCATACATCATAACCTTTTTTTCCATTATTATCAGAAAGAGAAACAATAAAATCATGAGCACCTGCTTTTTTTGATGCATCAATCATTTCATTTTCTGTGGCATAAGGTTTTCCATATAAAATATTATCTTTTATAGATCTATTTAATAAAGATGTATCTTGTGTAATCATACCAATTTGTCTTCTAAGACTTTTTTGTTTTATTTTAGAAATGTCTTGGTTATCTATAATAATTTTACCTTTATTTATATCATAAAAACGTAATAATAAATTTATTAAGGTAGATTTACCAGATCCAGATTTTCCTATAAGTCCTATTTTTTCTCCTTTATTTATTTTTAAATAAAAATTATTTAAAACAATATTATTATTTTTATTAAAATTATAAGAAAAATTAATATTTTTAAATATAATTTCACCATTTTTAATATAAAGTTTTTTTGCATTAGGAATATCATTAACTTTATTTTGATATGAAAATGTATTAATTCCATCTTGTACAATACCAATATTTTCAAATAAAGATGATATTTCCCACATAATCCAATGTGAAAAATTATTTAATCTTAATAACATTATAGTAACAGATGTAATAGCTCCAATACTAATAAGTTCTTTTGACCATAACCAAAGTGCTTCACTTAAAGTAGTAATTATAAGAATTATATTTAAAAAATGATTAATTATTTCAAAACTTGTAATTATTCTCATTTGTTTTATTACTGTTTTTAAAAATTTTTTCATTCCATATATAATATAATTTTTTTCTAATTTAGAATTAGAAAATAATTTTATAGTTATAATATTATTATAAGTATCAGTAATTCGACCTATCATCAAAGAACGAGCATTAGATTGATTTTTTGATAATAAGGATTGTTTAGGAACAAAATAATATATAGATATAATATATAAAAATAACCAAATTAAAAATGGTATAATCATTAATATATTAAAATTTCCTATTATTGTAATCATAGTAAAAAAATAAATTATAATAAAAACCATAATTTCTGAAATAATCATACATATGTCACGAGTAGCTATTGCAGTTTGCATAATTTTAGAAGATATTTTACCAGAAAATTCATTTTGATAAAATTGTATATTTTTTTTTATCATAAAAGAATGAAATATATATCTAAGCATCATAGGAAAATTTCCACATAATGTTTGATGTTTAATCATAGATTGTATTGATATTAAAAAAATACTTAAAATTAATATTATTAATAAAATAATTAAATTTATTTTTTCT
This window contains:
- a CDS encoding ABC transporter ATP-binding protein, with translation MFNWFEKLVNTYPKNKKNFLSKNFFLFIWFCTKGIRIYFIIMILLTSLISIFEAFLFSIIGKIIDWLNKIEPSIFWEKEKINLIILLIILILSIFLISIQSMIKHQTLCGNFPMMLRYIFHSFMIKKNIQFYQNEFSGKISSKIMQTAIATRDICMIISEIMVFIIIYFFTMITIIGNFNILMIIPFLIWLFLYIISIYYFVPKQSLLSKNQSNARSLMIGRITDTYNNIITIKLFSNSKLEKNYIIYGMKKFLKTVIKQMRIITSFEIINHFLNIILIITTLSEALWLWSKELISIGAITSVTIMLLRLNNFSHWIMWEISSLFENIGIVQDGINTFSYQNKVNDIPNAKKLYIKNGEIIFKNINFSYNFNKNNNIVLNNFYLKINKGEKIGLIGKSGSGKSTLINLLLRFYDINKGKIIIDNQDISKIKQKSLRRQIGMITQDTSLLNRSIKDNILYGKPYATENEMIDASKKAGAHDFIVSLSDNNGKKGYDVCVGERGVKLSGGQRQRISIARVILKNAPILILDEATSALDSEIELEIQKNLYELMKGKTVISIAHRLSTVLKMDRLIILNNGSIIEEGKHEDLIKNNKLYSRLWFYQSSKNI